TTTGATTGGGAGCGCCGTTCGAGGCGGAGGCGGTCGGATTCGAACCGACGGTGGCTGTTACACCACGCTTGTTTTCAAGACAAGAGCCTTAAACCACTCGGCCACACCTCCGGGTGCCACCAGTGTAGCAGGAGGGAGGGCGTCGGGCAATCCGGAGGGCCTAGAGACCCGCCTGCTTGTGGTAGGCCGCGAGGTCGTGGACCTTGTAGACCGAGCCACCCTTGGCCGAGCCGGTGGCGATCGCCGCGAAGCCCAAGGGCTTGCCGCCCTTGGCGGGCGTCACGCTGATCTCTTGGGCTTCGGCGTAGCCCCAGGCCGCCTGGGCCGTGCGCCAGTCGAGGGCGGGAAGCTTCTCGCCGGCCTTTTGGCGGACGGCGGCGGCCTTCTGAGCGGCGACCATGGCCTCGAGCATGAATGTGGCGTGGGCGTTGATCGGCAGCTTCACGGTCTGACCGGCCTTGAGGGTCTTGCCGTTCAGGGCCTGGAGATCCTTGACGTAGGCGTTGATCTCGCTTTCGGTCGGCGCGATGCCGTCGGCAGCCGAGGCGAACTTGCGGGCGATGCTCCAGTAGCTGTCGCCGGCCTTGGCGGTGACGCTCAGGTGGTCCTTACCGGGGATCACCGTGACCTCGACGGTCTTGCCAGCCTTCGCCAGCTTATCGGCGCCGAGCGGCGCCTGGGGGGCAGTGGGCTTGGCAGTAGCAGCAGGGGCCGCGCCGGTTGCCGGGCGCTGGGTGGTGACTTGGGTCTGGGACGAAACGGATTTCACGATGCCTCCCTTTGCTTGTTACGTCGATGCCGTCGCTTGCGATGCGAGTCTATGGCCGGGGGCCGGAGGACTCTTGCTTTAAGCGTTATTAAAGTTTGTGACGGTGCGCAATGGGTGGAAGCGAACCTTAACGAAACTATCAAGTGACCTTTACCCGATCTGCGGGGAGCGACCCGATAGACTTCTTGGCGATTGAACAGGGGGAACCGCG
The nucleotide sequence above comes from bacterium. Encoded proteins:
- a CDS encoding LysM peptidoglycan-binding domain-containing protein, whose product is MKSVSSQTQVTTQRPATGAAPAATAKPTAPQAPLGADKLAKAGKTVEVTVIPGKDHLSVTAKAGDSYWSIARKFASAADGIAPTESEINAYVKDLQALNGKTLKAGQTVKLPINAHATFMLEAMVAAQKAAAVRQKAGEKLPALDWRTAQAAWGYAEAQEISVTPAKGGKPLGFAAIATGSAKGGSVYKVHDLAAYHKQAGL